The DNA segment GGAGAGTCTGGGCCTGCCGAGCCGCTCGAGGATGGGCATGATAACGCCGCCCCCCTCCCTCTTCTTGTCAAGCCCAACTAGCCCCGCTGCCTCCCTGGCGAGGCCGGGGGGAGGCTCTAGCGGTAGGCCTATGGTGGACAGCATGCCCAGGACCTCCTCAGCCTCCCGGCGGGGTAGGCCTGCCAGCCTCCTGCTGAGCTCCAGCTCCCCGGCTAGTCCTATGGACACAGACTTGCCGTGGCTCAGCGTGTAGAGTGAGGCCGCCTCCAGGGCGTGGCCTATTGTGTGGCCGAGGTTTAGTATCCTCCTCAGACCCCCCTCCCTGGGGTCCCTGGCCACCACCTGCATCTTGTAGCCGAGGCTCCAGAGGGCTAGCCTGGCTAGGGGGCCTGGCCTCCTGTCGAGGGCTTGGATGAGGAGGCTCGCCGCCAGCTCCCTTTCACCCGATAGGGCTACGTGCTTCACCAGCTCTGCGAAGCCGTCTCTATAGCCTTCGCCCGGCTGGCCCGCCACTATGCCCGGCTCAACTATAACCGCCCTGGGGTTGTGGAAGGTGCCCAC comes from the Aeropyrum camini SY1 = JCM 12091 genome and includes:
- a CDS encoding 3-dehydroquinate synthase family protein, which produces MAQAAVEWRRFRLSTVEETAVAAGEGALAEAPKAAEGATAYIVREEALAAEASRLARILESGGVEVLGSTAGGGEPVKSLGWVERLWLSMLEAGVERSTTVYIMGGGALLDAAGFAASTFMRGLPTVNIPSTTLAAFDAAVGGKTGVNLVGKNMVGTFHNPRAVIVEPGIVAGQPGEGYRDGFAELVKHVALSGERELAASLLIQALDRRPGPLARLALWSLGYKMQVVARDPREGGLRRILNLGHTIGHALEAASLYTLSHGKSVSIGLAGELELSRRLAGLPRREAEEVLGMLSTIGLPLEPPPGLAREAAGLVGLDKKREGGGVIMPILERLGRPRLSRVPVETVSRLMVELWGGG